A region from the Algoriphagus machipongonensis genome encodes:
- a CDS encoding VOC family protein encodes MALINPYINFNGNAEEAFNFYKAAFGGEFANIMRFKDMPSSEHPISKKEADKIMHIALPIGGNILMGNDVPEFMGKVNEQENRSKISISAESREEADRLFNSLSAGGSVEVPMDDSPWGSYFGMFRDKYGIEWMIDFDPKFNGKP; translated from the coding sequence ATGGCACTAATAAACCCCTACATTAACTTCAATGGAAATGCGGAAGAAGCATTTAATTTTTACAAAGCGGCTTTTGGTGGAGAGTTCGCAAACATTATGCGGTTCAAAGACATGCCTAGTTCGGAGCATCCCATTTCAAAAAAGGAAGCAGACAAAATCATGCACATTGCACTTCCTATTGGTGGAAATATTCTAATGGGAAATGATGTTCCTGAATTTATGGGCAAGGTCAATGAACAGGAAAATCGCTCCAAAATCTCGATCAGCGCTGAAAGTAGAGAGGAAGCCGACAGATTATTCAATTCACTTTCCGCAGGTGGATCGGTGGAAGTTCCCATGGATGACAGCCCCTGGGGCTCCTATTTCGGCATGTTCCGGGATAAATATGGAATCGAATGGATGATCGATTTTGATCCAAAATTTAATGGAAAACCATAA
- a CDS encoding efflux RND transporter periplasmic adaptor subunit — protein MENIKSNLMIRLGLAFGVVLFTQCNSSNQDDGEGIEVMSSIGDENSIILTQPQFESMNMQWGTLENQNFAEEVKVQGEVKVPVEGIQDITPFYGGYVNGLKLIEGQEVRKGEVLFYLESPEFVRLQQNYLEAKSQLSYLKEEFERQKTLYDEKIASQKGYLKAESEYQTTLAQAESLKKQLGMIHINVSSLTAETIQDRIPVVSPISGFVESIHTVPGAFLPSASKAATLINTEHIHVELNVFEKDAIFMEKGQEVSFTLPDMPGQNFAAEIHMVGKAISEQRFIPVHAHVLDEALERKLVPGMFLEAKIKLNPKEAWSLPSTAIVSSEGVDYVLVQERTVDNGFQLAKVKVELGRQNDELVEVLPNSNLNENSKILIKGGFNLLP, from the coding sequence ATGGAAAATATAAAATCAAATTTAATGATCCGCTTGGGACTGGCCTTTGGAGTAGTCCTATTTACCCAGTGCAATTCTAGTAATCAGGATGATGGGGAAGGAATAGAAGTAATGTCTTCAATTGGTGATGAGAATAGCATTATTCTTACGCAGCCGCAGTTCGAATCCATGAATATGCAATGGGGTACATTAGAAAATCAGAATTTCGCTGAGGAAGTGAAAGTTCAGGGTGAAGTGAAAGTTCCCGTTGAAGGCATCCAAGATATTACGCCTTTCTATGGTGGTTATGTCAATGGTCTTAAATTGATCGAGGGGCAGGAAGTCAGAAAAGGAGAAGTCCTTTTTTATCTAGAAAGCCCTGAGTTTGTTCGCTTGCAGCAAAATTACCTGGAGGCGAAAAGCCAGTTGAGTTATTTAAAAGAAGAATTTGAAAGACAAAAGACCCTTTATGATGAAAAAATCGCTTCGCAAAAGGGTTATTTAAAAGCAGAATCTGAATACCAAACCACCTTGGCGCAGGCGGAAAGTTTAAAGAAGCAGTTGGGGATGATTCATATCAATGTTTCCTCATTGACAGCCGAGACGATTCAAGATCGGATCCCTGTGGTTTCACCCATTTCAGGTTTTGTGGAAAGTATTCATACGGTTCCTGGGGCATTTCTTCCATCAGCATCCAAAGCTGCTACCTTGATCAATACTGAGCATATCCATGTTGAGCTCAATGTTTTTGAAAAGGATGCGATTTTTATGGAGAAAGGGCAGGAAGTGAGTTTTACACTTCCAGATATGCCTGGGCAGAACTTTGCGGCGGAAATTCATATGGTTGGAAAAGCGATTAGCGAACAGCGATTTATCCCAGTTCATGCCCATGTTTTGGATGAAGCCTTGGAAAGAAAATTGGTACCGGGGATGTTTTTGGAAGCTAAAATCAAGCTTAACCCTAAAGAAGCCTGGTCCCTGCCCTCCACTGCCATCGTAAGTTCAGAAGGAGTAGATTATGTGTTGGTTCAGGAAAGAACCGTTGATAATGGATTTCAACTAGCCAAAGTGAAGGTGGAGCTGGGGCGTCAGAATGACGAGTTGGTAGAAGTGCTTCCAAATTCCAATTTGAATGAAAATTCTAAAATTTTAATAAAGGGAGGCTTTAACTTACTTCCATAA
- a CDS encoding SDR family NAD(P)-dependent oxidoreductase, producing the protein MNRKKIALVTGGSRGLGRDMALRLAEKGNDLIITYHTNEKAANEVVTQIQELGQTAKALQLDTSDIKGFDAFFTVLYEYLQSEKQRETFDFLINNAGTGLYVPFLDTTEAMFDEMANIHLKGVYFLTQKAVPFLSEGGGIINVSSGLSRFSLPNSSAYGAMKGGVDVLTRYLAKELAGKKIRANVVAPGAIATEFGGGENRDNEQKRKLISGATALGRVGEAEDIGGVVAFLCSEDARWINGQRIEVSGGIFL; encoded by the coding sequence ATGAATAGAAAAAAAATAGCTTTAGTAACAGGAGGAAGTCGCGGATTGGGAAGAGATATGGCTCTTCGGTTGGCCGAAAAAGGAAATGACTTAATTATTACCTACCATACCAATGAAAAAGCTGCCAATGAAGTTGTTACTCAAATTCAGGAATTGGGGCAAACTGCGAAAGCTCTACAATTGGATACCAGTGATATCAAAGGATTTGATGCGTTTTTTACGGTTCTGTATGAGTACCTACAAAGCGAAAAGCAGCGCGAAACATTTGATTTCCTGATCAATAATGCCGGAACGGGATTGTATGTTCCTTTCTTGGATACAACCGAAGCCATGTTTGATGAGATGGCAAACATTCATTTAAAAGGAGTATATTTTCTCACACAAAAGGCTGTTCCTTTCCTCAGCGAGGGAGGAGGCATCATTAATGTTTCTTCAGGATTGTCAAGATTTAGCCTTCCTAATTCCTCTGCTTATGGAGCCATGAAAGGTGGAGTGGATGTATTGACCCGCTATCTGGCGAAGGAACTGGCAGGTAAAAAAATAAGAGCAAATGTAGTCGCTCCTGGTGCTATTGCAACTGAGTTTGGCGGAGGAGAAAACCGGGATAACGAACAGAAAAGAAAGCTGATTTCTGGTGCTACGGCATTGGGAAGAGTTGGGGAAGCGGAAGACATTGGAGGAGTGGTAGCCTTCTTGTGCAGCGAAGATGCCCGCTGGATCAATGGGCAGCGAATCGAAGTTTCCGGTGGAATATTTCTTTAA
- a CDS encoding CusA/CzcA family heavy metal efflux RND transporter yields the protein MLDKIIQWSLHNKLIVFLFIAAWIGFGVYALTHIPIGAVPDITNNQVQVITTSRNLATEDVEKYLTYPVELEMANLPGVKEIRSVSKFGLSVVTIVFEDKMGTYLPRQLIEERIKIAKESIPEGFGQPSLGPITTGLGEIFQYIIDVKPGYEAEYSITDLRTIQDWIVRRQLSGIEGVVEVNTWGGFLKQYEVSINPERLKSMQIPLSTVFTALEQNNSIAGGSYIEKTNESFFIRGEGLVTSLEDIENIVIESRDGTPILIRDIANVGFGHANRFGAITANGEGEKVLGQVMMLKGADSKGTIERVKERLEEMEQSLPEGIVINGFLDRSELVGRTTNTISKNLIEGCLIVIFVVVILLGNFRSGLVVASVIPLSLLFALSMMYIFKVDANLMSLGAIDFGIIIDGAVIIVEFIAFKFTQVHHNFSGKSRTEIQQEKDKITFQGASKMMHSAIFGQIIIIIVFIPILSLSGVEGKMFRPMAEVFSFALIGAMILGVTYVPVVSSLFLKSTPPGPKNISTRLIRQVNKVYEPSIKWALDHTKIVLGSAAALLIGVVFLFMSMGAEFVPTLDEGDFVIQPVLKTGTTLSNTVETMTKIEQVLKKFPEVNQVVTRIGAAEIPTDPMSMEETDVIVTLHPPSEWTTVETKDELADEFKKALEVIPGLEFEFTQPIEMRFNELITGVRADLAIKIFGEDLDELLRVAEEIEAAIQDVEGAADIVVEKVDGLPQMKIEYNRSKIAKYGLNISDLNEIVTMGFAGASAGKVFEGEKQFDLVVRFEKDFRKDIVNLEQAPVLVPGGGSIPLAELAKISYTKGPAKISRDDTQRRIVVGVNVRNRDLQSVVDDVQAIIREQIDIPDGYRIDYGGQFENLQQARNRLLIAVPIALFLIFVLLYFAFSSARDALMIYSAIPLSAIGGVLLLWIRDLPFSISAGVGFIALFGIAVLNGIVLIEHFKSMESSYTDLKKLVREGAKERLRPVLLTASAAALGFLPMAISGSAGAEVQRPLATVVIGGLISATLLTLIVLPVLYVWFKQSSFNSGLKTKSVVTSILLFFGMISLSQAQDQNQVLTMEEAVAIALENNLGYQAAEKNLEALDVGTKAGWNLDKTHLYYSEDKNDIAENGISNWKIGLSQNFAFPTLYSAQKNVLQDQLEMEQNQLEIKKRMLQGEVSKSYLTAVHWKEIGDHFTYLDSLYGEFANASNRRFELGETNYLEKLTASGKQREIELKLKEASQNYQVSMEQLKLLLNWEGELEIVPTSLSEEDTMNFDLESHPGVNYYESALVQASHQVQVEKRKLLPDLQFEVFRGTNSGVGSKVYPGFQGGITVPLFFGAQRSHVRASKFQQEMMELEALNYQKKLDSRYAQTQYKLDQNQEVIQYYQEEGKMLATQLMEQAQRSFQEGEIDFLQYVQLMENSINITLQYLESRYSYQMNVLELNYLIN from the coding sequence ATGTTAGACAAGATTATCCAGTGGAGCCTTCACAACAAGCTCATCGTTTTTTTATTTATAGCGGCTTGGATTGGGTTTGGAGTGTATGCTCTTACCCACATTCCCATCGGTGCCGTTCCTGATATTACCAATAATCAGGTTCAGGTGATTACCACCTCAAGAAATTTGGCGACGGAAGATGTTGAAAAGTACCTGACTTATCCGGTAGAATTAGAAATGGCTAATCTTCCGGGAGTCAAAGAAATTCGTTCTGTTTCTAAATTCGGGCTTTCGGTCGTGACGATCGTTTTTGAAGATAAAATGGGCACATACCTTCCCCGGCAGCTGATTGAGGAAAGAATAAAGATTGCCAAGGAAAGTATTCCTGAGGGGTTTGGTCAACCTAGTCTGGGCCCAATTACCACAGGATTGGGAGAGATTTTTCAATATATCATCGATGTGAAGCCCGGGTATGAGGCTGAGTATTCCATCACCGACTTACGGACAATTCAAGATTGGATAGTTAGAAGGCAACTTTCAGGAATTGAAGGAGTAGTGGAGGTGAATACTTGGGGAGGATTTTTGAAGCAGTACGAAGTGTCGATCAATCCAGAGCGGTTGAAGTCTATGCAAATCCCACTTTCCACTGTTTTTACAGCCTTGGAACAAAATAACTCCATCGCAGGAGGAAGCTATATTGAGAAAACCAATGAGAGCTTTTTCATTCGTGGAGAAGGCTTGGTGACCTCTCTTGAAGATATCGAAAACATCGTGATAGAATCAAGAGATGGCACTCCAATTTTGATTCGAGATATTGCCAATGTAGGCTTTGGGCATGCTAACCGATTTGGAGCTATTACTGCCAATGGAGAAGGGGAGAAAGTACTCGGTCAGGTCATGATGCTAAAAGGTGCTGATTCCAAAGGTACCATTGAAAGGGTCAAAGAAAGACTGGAAGAAATGGAACAAAGTCTTCCAGAAGGAATTGTTATCAATGGATTTTTAGATCGATCCGAACTGGTAGGTAGAACCACCAATACCATTTCCAAAAACCTGATTGAAGGGTGTTTGATAGTGATTTTTGTAGTGGTGATTTTGTTAGGGAATTTTCGTTCGGGATTGGTTGTGGCTTCTGTGATTCCTTTGAGTTTGCTCTTTGCGCTATCCATGATGTATATCTTTAAAGTGGATGCCAACCTGATGAGTTTAGGGGCCATTGACTTTGGGATTATCATCGATGGTGCCGTGATTATTGTAGAATTTATCGCCTTTAAATTCACACAAGTTCACCATAATTTTTCTGGTAAATCCAGAACTGAAATCCAGCAGGAAAAAGATAAGATTACCTTTCAAGGAGCATCCAAAATGATGCATTCAGCCATCTTTGGGCAAATCATCATCATCATCGTTTTCATCCCAATTTTATCCTTGTCCGGAGTGGAGGGGAAGATGTTTCGACCCATGGCAGAGGTGTTTAGCTTTGCTTTGATTGGAGCCATGATTTTAGGAGTCACTTATGTACCCGTGGTTTCTTCCCTCTTTTTGAAAAGTACTCCTCCTGGACCTAAGAATATTTCAACTCGATTGATCCGACAGGTGAATAAGGTTTATGAACCTTCAATTAAATGGGCGTTGGATCATACCAAGATAGTTTTGGGTTCGGCTGCTGCCCTGTTGATAGGAGTTGTCTTTCTTTTTATGAGTATGGGAGCCGAGTTTGTTCCCACTTTGGATGAAGGTGATTTTGTGATTCAACCAGTTTTGAAAACGGGGACCACACTTTCAAACACCGTGGAGACCATGACTAAAATCGAGCAGGTTCTTAAAAAGTTTCCTGAAGTCAATCAGGTAGTGACTAGAATTGGTGCCGCGGAAATCCCCACAGATCCTATGTCCATGGAAGAAACGGATGTGATCGTGACTTTGCATCCTCCTTCGGAATGGACCACGGTGGAAACCAAGGATGAATTGGCGGATGAATTCAAAAAAGCATTGGAAGTGATTCCGGGATTGGAGTTTGAATTTACTCAGCCGATAGAAATGCGCTTTAACGAGTTGATTACCGGAGTGAGAGCAGATTTAGCAATTAAGATTTTTGGTGAGGATTTGGATGAGCTACTACGAGTGGCAGAGGAGATTGAAGCTGCTATTCAAGACGTGGAAGGTGCTGCTGATATAGTGGTAGAAAAAGTCGATGGATTACCTCAAATGAAAATTGAATACAACAGAAGTAAGATTGCCAAGTATGGCCTGAATATTTCTGATCTCAATGAAATCGTGACCATGGGCTTTGCCGGAGCCTCTGCAGGGAAAGTGTTTGAAGGGGAAAAGCAATTTGACTTAGTGGTCCGTTTTGAAAAAGATTTCAGGAAGGACATTGTAAACTTGGAGCAAGCTCCGGTTTTAGTGCCCGGTGGAGGAAGTATTCCATTGGCCGAACTTGCTAAAATATCTTATACCAAAGGCCCCGCAAAAATCTCCAGGGATGACACCCAAAGGAGAATTGTAGTAGGAGTGAATGTTAGAAATCGTGATTTGCAGTCTGTGGTAGATGATGTTCAGGCTATCATTAGAGAGCAAATTGATATTCCGGACGGGTATAGAATTGATTATGGAGGGCAGTTTGAAAACCTTCAACAGGCAAGGAATAGGCTACTAATTGCTGTCCCTATTGCCCTATTCTTGATTTTTGTGCTTTTGTATTTTGCTTTTTCCTCTGCAAGGGATGCTCTGATGATTTATTCCGCTATCCCACTTTCTGCCATTGGAGGAGTCCTGCTTTTATGGATAAGAGATTTGCCATTTAGTATTTCTGCCGGGGTGGGTTTTATCGCTCTTTTCGGGATTGCGGTACTCAATGGAATTGTATTAATAGAACATTTTAAGTCTATGGAATCCAGTTATACAGATTTAAAGAAATTGGTGAGGGAAGGGGCCAAAGAAAGACTCAGACCCGTCTTGCTTACTGCTTCGGCCGCTGCGTTAGGTTTTTTACCTATGGCCATATCAGGATCAGCAGGAGCGGAAGTGCAAAGGCCTTTGGCTACGGTAGTAATAGGGGGATTGATTTCTGCGACATTATTGACGCTGATTGTGCTGCCCGTATTATATGTTTGGTTTAAGCAGTCGAGCTTTAACTCAGGCCTCAAAACCAAAAGTGTTGTGACTTCTATTTTGCTCTTTTTTGGTATGATCAGCCTATCTCAGGCTCAGGATCAAAATCAGGTGTTGACCATGGAAGAAGCGGTAGCTATAGCTTTAGAAAATAACCTAGGCTATCAAGCCGCTGAGAAAAATCTGGAAGCTCTGGATGTGGGAACTAAAGCAGGTTGGAATTTGGATAAAACCCATCTGTATTATTCAGAAGATAAAAATGATATCGCCGAGAATGGAATCTCCAACTGGAAAATAGGATTGAGCCAAAATTTTGCCTTTCCGACCTTGTATTCAGCACAGAAAAATGTGCTTCAAGACCAGTTAGAGATGGAGCAAAATCAACTAGAGATTAAGAAACGAATGTTGCAGGGAGAAGTAAGTAAATCCTATCTGACCGCAGTTCACTGGAAGGAAATTGGAGATCACTTTACTTATTTAGATAGCCTGTATGGCGAGTTTGCCAATGCTTCCAATAGAAGGTTTGAACTGGGAGAAACTAATTACCTGGAAAAATTAACGGCTTCCGGAAAGCAAAGAGAAATTGAATTGAAATTGAAAGAAGCCTCCCAAAATTACCAAGTTTCCATGGAGCAGTTGAAGCTCTTACTGAATTGGGAAGGAGAATTGGAAATTGTACCTACCTCACTATCTGAAGAGGATACCATGAATTTTGATTTGGAATCTCATCCCGGAGTCAATTATTACGAGAGTGCTTTAGTACAAGCAAGCCATCAGGTTCAGGTGGAAAAGAGAAAGCTACTTCCTGATTTACAATTTGAGGTATTTAGGGGAACCAACTCTGGAGTAGGGTCTAAAGTGTACCCTGGTTTTCAGGGGGGAATTACAGTTCCGTTGTTTTTTGGAGCCCAAAGGTCACATGTGAGAGCCAGTAAGTTTCAACAGGAAATGATGGAACTGGAAGCTTTGAACTATCAAAAGAAATTGGATTCCAGATATGCTCAAACTCAATATAAGCTAGATCAAAACCAAGAGGTAATCCAATATTACCAAGAGGAAGGAAAGATGCTGGCAACCCAACTCATGGAGCAGGCTCAGCGATCCTTTCAAGAAGGAGAAATTGATTTTTTACAGTATGTACAGTTGATGGAAAACTCGATCAATATCACGCTGCAATACCTTGAAAGTCGATATAGCTATCAAATGAATGTATTAGAACTTAATTATCTCATCAACTGA
- a CDS encoding toll/interleukin-1 receptor domain-containing protein: protein MKYNGFISYSHVSDGQLAPALQSSLERFAKPWYKLRNLDLFRDETNLSITPHLWSNIKQALDDSEYLIYIASPRSAKSKWVNKEIEYWLNTKSLESLLIVLSDGHLNWEDDFHKMSEKENVSLPPVLKNSFKEEPFYVDLRNMRTDLDLTLKNPIFKKEILKLAAQLHGKAAKDLASLEVSNYRKMIWTRNIGIILLLSLSIYLFLSIQLAEERKLLAEKMIDNNTESAKIVLNINKEAKSKLKEAQSVLDTLFEAQRVDKIKKIGSLTKWDFTIYFDFDKFNLNAQSRRELDYLIYVLSIEDELSIKLEVPYYYSFLTNEERIWFENLPKDTTEIIEAFNNYKTLNDILEELREVSESEEVDKRGVLNEDYSFHFQLMKCRSVLEYIKSRGIDLNGRYVVDFKINFTDELIQQYEDLNNMKDKFEFFAKNDFIKIQFY, encoded by the coding sequence ATGAAGTATAATGGTTTTATTTCGTATTCTCACGTTTCGGATGGACAATTGGCACCTGCCTTGCAATCGTCCTTAGAGCGATTTGCCAAACCTTGGTATAAACTAAGAAATCTTGACTTATTTAGAGATGAGACCAATCTCTCTATAACCCCACACCTTTGGTCTAATATCAAACAGGCTTTGGATGATTCAGAATATTTGATCTATATAGCATCTCCAAGGTCAGCCAAGTCAAAATGGGTAAATAAAGAAATCGAATATTGGTTAAATACAAAGTCTTTAGAATCCCTACTAATTGTGCTATCTGATGGTCACTTAAATTGGGAAGATGATTTTCACAAAATGAGTGAAAAGGAAAATGTTTCATTACCTCCTGTTCTAAAAAATTCCTTTAAGGAAGAGCCTTTCTACGTTGATTTGCGTAACATGAGGACAGATTTAGACCTTACTCTTAAGAATCCTATTTTCAAAAAAGAAATATTAAAACTCGCTGCGCAATTGCATGGTAAAGCAGCAAAGGACCTTGCTAGTTTAGAGGTAAGCAACTATCGTAAAATGATCTGGACTAGAAATATTGGGATAATACTTTTATTATCTTTATCAATATATTTATTCTTATCAATTCAGTTAGCGGAAGAAAGAAAACTTTTAGCTGAAAAAATGATAGATAATAACACAGAATCCGCAAAAATAGTCCTAAATATAAATAAAGAAGCTAAATCAAAATTGAAGGAAGCTCAATCTGTCCTCGATACCTTGTTTGAAGCGCAAAGGGTGGATAAAATTAAAAAAATAGGATCCTTGACTAAATGGGATTTCACTATATATTTTGATTTTGATAAATTTAATTTAAACGCTCAATCAAGAAGAGAATTGGATTATTTAATCTATGTATTAAGTATTGAAGACGAACTTTCCATAAAGTTGGAAGTGCCTTATTATTATTCTTTTCTTACGAATGAGGAAAGAATATGGTTTGAAAATCTTCCTAAAGATACAACTGAAATTATCGAAGCTTTTAATAATTATAAAACGTTAAATGATATATTAGAAGAACTTAGAGAGGTTTCAGAAAGTGAAGAGGTTGATAAAAGAGGGGTTTTAAATGAAGATTATAGTTTTCATTTTCAGCTAATGAAGTGCCGTTCAGTATTAGAATATATAAAAAGCAGAGGAATTGACCTTAATGGAAGATATGTAGTAGATTTTAAAATTAATTTTACCGATGAATTAATCCAGCAATATGAAGATTTGAATAATATGAAGGATAAATTTGAATTTTTTGCCAAAAATGATTTTATAAAAATTCAGTTTTATTGA
- a CDS encoding amidohydrolase family protein, which translates to MNKLPYYFSALIFLIACKTPPKEKFDLLITNATVIDIAGGLVLPGKLIGINGDTIRMVSDMESVNSFESEQLIDAEEQYVMPGLWDNHVHFRGGDSLIQENKDLLPLYLAFGVTTVRDSGGDITPSVLQWRKEIREGKLVGPNIFTSGPKLDGEESFWAGSIPISKKEEIPAALDSLEKLEVDFVKTYDSPLSPELYYEIIKQAEQRGLKVTGHVPLSANHFEALEYGLDGAEHLFSFLSLGSPVGDSLRELNNRFNMFPEVASTFDEDIMNEAITKMGFKEFYVMPTLYVSQVLLELHEKDTSTDNILPLIGPGIQKTYERRINQAKNRSQEGRQLMVEMDILERSLIAPMHHSGITILAGSDCGPSNSYVYPGTALHSELALLVEVGLSPREALAASVINGPKFFDLDKYYGSVEAGKVAHLIFLDKNPLENIENTRSISRVVKGINSYDHTELQDWRSPFK; encoded by the coding sequence ATGAACAAATTACCTTATTATTTTTCTGCCTTGATTTTTTTAATCGCTTGTAAAACACCACCCAAAGAAAAATTCGATTTACTGATCACCAATGCTACTGTCATAGACATCGCTGGCGGTCTAGTCTTACCCGGTAAGTTGATCGGTATCAATGGAGATACGATCCGAATGGTATCTGATATGGAATCTGTGAATTCGTTTGAATCTGAACAATTGATAGATGCAGAAGAACAATATGTTATGCCGGGTCTATGGGACAATCATGTGCATTTTCGAGGGGGCGATTCCCTTATTCAGGAAAACAAAGATTTGTTACCGCTTTATTTAGCTTTTGGAGTCACTACAGTAAGAGATTCTGGTGGAGACATTACGCCAAGTGTACTTCAATGGAGAAAAGAAATAAGAGAAGGTAAGCTCGTAGGGCCTAACATTTTCACCTCTGGGCCAAAGCTAGATGGGGAAGAATCATTTTGGGCTGGTTCAATTCCCATTTCAAAAAAGGAAGAGATCCCGGCAGCATTAGATTCACTGGAAAAGTTAGAAGTTGATTTTGTAAAAACGTATGATAGCCCTTTATCTCCAGAGCTGTACTATGAAATAATAAAGCAGGCAGAGCAGCGGGGGCTAAAAGTTACTGGTCATGTACCATTATCCGCAAACCATTTTGAGGCTTTGGAATATGGGCTTGACGGAGCCGAACACCTTTTTTCTTTTTTAAGTCTTGGGTCTCCTGTAGGTGATAGTTTAAGGGAATTGAACAATAGGTTTAATATGTTCCCAGAGGTTGCCTCAACTTTTGATGAAGACATCATGAATGAAGCCATCACCAAAATGGGTTTTAAAGAATTTTATGTCATGCCTACATTATATGTATCTCAAGTATTATTGGAATTGCATGAAAAAGACACCTCAACTGACAACATTTTACCTTTAATAGGACCTGGAATTCAAAAGACCTATGAAAGAAGGATTAATCAGGCGAAAAACAGAAGCCAAGAAGGAAGACAATTAATGGTAGAAATGGATATTCTAGAGAGAAGTTTAATAGCCCCCATGCACCATTCGGGTATCACAATTTTGGCGGGTTCTGATTGTGGCCCCTCAAATTCCTATGTTTATCCTGGAACCGCTTTACATAGTGAATTGGCTTTGCTTGTAGAAGTAGGTCTCAGTCCCCGTGAAGCTTTAGCTGCCTCCGTCATCAACGGCCCCAAGTTTTTTGATTTAGATAAATATTATGGAAGTGTTGAAGCAGGAAAAGTAGCTCATTTGATATTTCTAGATAAAAACCCACTCGAAAACATCGAAAACACTAGAAGTATCAGTAGGGTCGTAAAAGGAATCAACTCCTACGACCATACAGAACTTCAAGACTGGAGATCCCCCTTCAAATAG
- a CDS encoding toll/interleukin-1 receptor domain-containing protein, which yields MFELKEVKERPCVFLSHKKEDKNECRKIAEYLKEAEIDYYLDELDDDLQQAAALRNAEFITESIKKGIRESSHMMVVVSEKTYKSQWVPFEIGYGHSAILDKGLQEGIKENKIKLSVLTLKDISEKDLPDFLQVAYVIRGIKSLNDYLSKVTKRLEKSSYNEGRLFSNNKIGHPLDNVLNWNL from the coding sequence ATTTTTGAATTAAAAGAAGTTAAAGAAAGACCTTGTGTATTTCTTAGTCATAAGAAAGAGGATAAAAATGAATGTAGAAAAATAGCTGAATATTTAAAAGAAGCTGAAATAGATTACTATTTAGATGAGTTAGATGATGACTTACAACAAGCAGCTGCTCTAAGAAATGCAGAATTTATTACAGAAAGTATTAAAAAAGGTATTAGAGAAAGTTCTCATATGATGGTAGTTGTTTCTGAGAAAACATATAAATCTCAATGGGTTCCTTTTGAAATTGGATATGGTCATTCTGCAATATTGGATAAAGGATTACAAGAAGGAATCAAAGAGAATAAAATTAAACTTTCAGTTTTAACATTGAAGGATATTTCCGAAAAGGACCTTCCTGATTTCCTTCAAGTTGCATATGTCATAAGGGGAATCAAAAGCTTAAATGATTATCTTTCTAAGGTTACTAAAAGATTAGAAAAGTCATCATATAATGAAGGTAGATTATTTTCAAATAATAAAATAGGACACCCATTGGACAATGTGTTAAATTGGAATTTGTAA